Proteins co-encoded in one Paraburkholderia edwinii genomic window:
- the adh gene encoding aldehyde dehydrogenase, whose protein sequence is MNHAEMQFLSTDYPYKKQYANFIGGEWVKPAGGEYFDNISPITGEAFTSIPRSREADIELALDAAHRAKASWGKTSATERANILAKIADRMEANLARLAVAETIDNGKPLRESTAADIPLAIDHFRYFASCIRAQEGSISQIDEDTVAYHFHEPLGVVGQIIPWNFPILMAVWKLAPALAAGNCVVLKPAEQTPASILVLMELIQGLLPPGVINVVNGFGLEAGKPLASNKRIAKIAFTGETTTGRLIMQYASQNIIPVTLELGGKSPNIFFADVMDRDDSFFDKALEGFAMFALNQGEVCTCPSRVLIEEKIYDKFIERAIKRVAAISQGHPLDSKTMIGAQASQEQLEKILSYIDLGKQEGAQCLIGGERNTLNGELSKGYYVKPTVFRGNNKMRIFQEEIFGPVVSVTTFKNEEEALDIANDTLYGLGAGVWTRDGTRAYRFGRQIQAGRVWTNCYHAYPAHAAFGGYKQSGIGRETHKMMLDHYQQTKNLLVSYSDKALGFF, encoded by the coding sequence ATGAATCATGCGGAAATGCAGTTTCTAAGCACCGATTACCCGTACAAGAAGCAGTACGCGAATTTTATCGGCGGCGAATGGGTGAAGCCAGCCGGCGGCGAGTACTTCGACAATATTTCGCCGATCACCGGCGAAGCGTTCACATCGATTCCGCGCTCACGTGAAGCAGACATTGAACTCGCGCTGGACGCCGCGCATCGCGCCAAAGCGAGCTGGGGCAAAACTTCCGCCACCGAGCGCGCGAACATCCTCGCGAAAATCGCCGACCGCATGGAAGCGAATCTGGCCCGTCTCGCGGTAGCCGAAACGATCGACAACGGCAAGCCGCTGCGCGAATCGACGGCCGCCGATATCCCGCTCGCGATCGACCACTTCCGCTATTTCGCGAGCTGCATCCGCGCGCAGGAAGGCTCGATCTCGCAGATCGATGAAGACACGGTCGCGTATCACTTTCACGAGCCGCTTGGCGTGGTCGGGCAGATCATCCCGTGGAATTTCCCGATCCTGATGGCCGTGTGGAAGCTCGCGCCCGCCCTCGCCGCCGGCAATTGCGTCGTGCTGAAGCCCGCGGAACAAACGCCTGCTTCCATCCTCGTGCTGATGGAACTGATTCAGGGCCTGCTGCCGCCCGGCGTGATCAATGTGGTGAACGGCTTCGGCCTCGAAGCGGGCAAGCCGCTCGCATCGAACAAGCGCATCGCGAAGATCGCGTTCACCGGCGAGACGACGACCGGCCGCCTCATCATGCAGTACGCGAGCCAGAACATTATTCCGGTTACGCTGGAATTGGGCGGCAAGAGCCCGAATATCTTCTTCGCCGATGTGATGGATCGCGACGACAGCTTCTTCGATAAAGCGCTCGAGGGCTTCGCGATGTTCGCGCTGAATCAGGGCGAGGTGTGCACGTGCCCGTCGCGCGTGCTGATCGAAGAGAAGATCTACGACAAATTCATCGAGCGCGCGATCAAGCGCGTCGCCGCCATTTCGCAAGGGCACCCGCTCGATTCGAAGACGATGATCGGCGCGCAGGCATCGCAGGAACAGCTCGAAAAGATCCTGTCGTATATCGACCTCGGCAAGCAGGAAGGCGCGCAATGCCTGATCGGCGGCGAGCGCAACACGCTCAACGGCGAACTGAGCAAAGGCTATTACGTGAAGCCGACCGTGTTCCGCGGCAACAACAAAATGCGCATCTTCCAGGAGGAGATCTTCGGGCCGGTCGTTTCGGTCACGACGTTCAAGAACGAAGAAGAAGCGCTCGATATCGCGAACGACACGCTGTACGGACTCGGCGCTGGCGTGTGGACGCGCGACGGCACGCGTGCATATCGCTTTGGGCGGCAGATTCAGGCCGGGCGTGTCTGGACCAATTGCTATCACGCGTATCCGGCGCACGCGGCGTTCGGTGGTTACAAGCAATCGGGTATCGGCCGCGAAACGCACAAGATGATGCTCGACCACTATCAGCAGACGAAGAACCTGCTCGTCAGTTATAGCGACAAGGCGCTTGGCTTCTTTTAA
- a CDS encoding fatty acid desaturase produces the protein MNRTISADEAAKDALPGGRPSGGRRSGGGRSGIGVSANLVLIALVVLAMSIELAGMPLLLEHMGSAALCLIVPIVLLTPTHWGVIHESIHGQLLPRRTANENVGRALSILLALPFEAVRFGHLMHHRFTREPYDQPDIHQAGERFWLARLRYLGMLCGGLYLGELLSPCIAFLPVKVIERLASHTFNAAGEQGDEIRRRFVDFASSARRRKQTRLDFVATLAIYGAAFALYGRWWPVLLLICYLRGVWISIADNMPHYGVALDRPGRAHNFNLARGWRTMVMNHHLHGLHHLHPTLPWSALPRLAADAEDAGSTVDGGGYFSALVRQFRWPNHSSSNASTGAASR, from the coding sequence ATGAATCGAACAATATCAGCCGACGAGGCCGCCAAAGATGCATTGCCGGGGGGCCGGCCATCCGGCGGCCGGCGCTCCGGCGGCGGGCGATCCGGCATCGGGGTTTCGGCCAATCTGGTTTTGATTGCGCTTGTCGTGCTCGCGATGAGTATTGAGCTCGCCGGGATGCCGCTGCTGCTCGAGCATATGGGCTCAGCCGCGCTGTGTCTGATCGTGCCAATCGTGCTGCTCACGCCCACGCACTGGGGCGTCATTCACGAGTCGATTCACGGTCAATTGCTGCCGCGGCGCACAGCCAACGAAAACGTCGGCCGCGCGCTCTCCATTTTGCTCGCGCTGCCGTTCGAGGCGGTTCGCTTCGGACATTTGATGCATCACCGCTTCACGCGCGAACCGTATGACCAACCCGATATCCATCAGGCTGGCGAGCGCTTCTGGCTCGCGCGGCTTCGATATCTGGGCATGCTGTGCGGCGGTCTTTATCTGGGCGAACTGCTGTCACCCTGCATCGCGTTTCTGCCGGTCAAAGTCATTGAACGTCTGGCGAGCCACACGTTCAATGCGGCGGGTGAGCAAGGCGACGAGATTCGCCGACGCTTTGTCGATTTCGCGAGTTCCGCGCGGCGGCGCAAGCAGACGCGGCTCGACTTCGTCGCGACGCTCGCAATCTATGGCGCGGCGTTCGCGTTGTACGGGCGCTGGTGGCCCGTACTACTCCTGATCTGCTATTTGCGCGGCGTATGGATTTCGATTGCCGACAATATGCCGCATTACGGCGTCGCACTCGACCGGCCCGGCCGCGCACACAATTTCAATCTCGCGCGCGGGTGGCGGACCATGGTGATGAACCATCATCTGCACGGCCTGCATCATCTGCATCCGACCTTGCCGTGGTCGGCGCTGCCGCGGCTCGCGGCGGATGCGGAAGATGCGGGTTCAACGGTTGACGGCGGTGGGTACTTCAGCGCATTGGTGCGGCAGTTTCGGTGGCCGAATCATTCTTCGAGCAACGCATCGACGGGCGCCGCTTCACGCTGA
- a CDS encoding AraC family transcriptional regulator translates to MNDQSHQSRYLARLQRVLDYIYDHLDEPLDIDRLAQIACLSSYHWHRIYQGLYGETIATTVRRLRLHHAAGLLANGTQPIAEIAAQSGYGSLQSFTRTFRAVYGMPPARYRKEGSHRRFRPVISGGAEMEHRDVKIRDVPAMEVVSIEHVGDYMQIGKAFDALAGWLAARDLLTDDMRMIGIYYDDPGVVAKEQLRAKAGALLPKQVEVSAPFGITPVRGGRYAVLRHKGPYSDMHAAYEWLFGEWLVKSGHEADDAPVFEEYLNDPKHTAPAELLTEIYVPLR, encoded by the coding sequence ATGAACGATCAGAGCCATCAGTCCCGCTATCTTGCGCGGCTGCAGCGCGTGCTGGACTACATCTACGACCATCTCGACGAACCGCTCGATATCGACCGGCTGGCGCAGATCGCGTGCTTATCGTCATACCACTGGCATCGCATCTATCAGGGTTTGTACGGCGAGACGATCGCAACGACGGTGCGCCGTCTGCGGCTGCATCACGCGGCGGGCCTGCTCGCGAACGGCACGCAGCCGATCGCCGAAATCGCGGCGCAATCGGGCTACGGCAGCTTGCAGTCGTTCACGCGCACGTTTCGCGCGGTGTATGGGATGCCGCCTGCGCGGTATCGGAAGGAAGGCAGTCATCGCCGGTTTCGGCCGGTCATTTCTGGAGGTGCTGAAATGGAACATCGAGACGTGAAAATACGCGACGTGCCGGCAATGGAAGTCGTATCGATCGAGCACGTGGGCGACTATATGCAGATCGGCAAGGCCTTCGATGCGCTCGCGGGCTGGCTCGCCGCACGCGACCTGTTGACCGACGATATGCGGATGATCGGCATCTACTACGACGATCCGGGCGTCGTCGCCAAGGAGCAATTGCGCGCGAAAGCGGGCGCGCTGCTGCCGAAGCAGGTCGAGGTGTCAGCGCCGTTCGGTATCACGCCGGTGCGCGGCGGCCGGTATGCGGTGCTGCGGCACAAAGGTCCGTATAGCGACATGCATGCGGCCTATGAGTGGCTGTTTGGCGAATGGCTCGTCAAGTCTGGGCATGAAGCGGATGACGCGCCGGTGTTCGAGGAGTATCTGAACGACCCGAAGCATACGGCGCCGGCCGAATTGCTAACGGAGATTTATGTGCCGCTGAGGTAA
- a CDS encoding ABC transporter substrate-binding protein gives MNPDTVRSAFAPKGKLRASINLGNPILANRNPQTGEAGGVSVDLARALAERLGVEIELVVFDTAGKSVEAVSDERADIGFFAIDPLRGASIAFTAPYVLIEGYYLVRNESPVRSNAEVDVSTNRVAVGLGSAYDLFLTRELKQATIVRAPSSPAVVQTFLDQQLEVAAGVKQQLEADAARTSGLRLLNERFMVIQQAMGVPKSRGDDAAAFLRAYVEDQKRSGFVAAALARHGISGASVAPAA, from the coding sequence ATGAACCCAGATACCGTACGTTCCGCTTTCGCGCCCAAAGGAAAACTGCGCGCGTCGATCAACCTCGGCAATCCGATTCTTGCGAACCGCAACCCGCAGACAGGCGAGGCCGGCGGCGTCTCGGTCGATCTCGCGCGTGCGCTTGCCGAGCGGCTTGGTGTGGAGATCGAACTGGTCGTGTTTGACACGGCTGGCAAGTCCGTCGAGGCCGTGTCCGATGAACGCGCCGACATTGGCTTCTTCGCGATCGATCCGCTGCGTGGCGCGAGCATCGCATTCACCGCGCCGTACGTGCTGATCGAAGGTTATTACCTGGTGCGCAACGAGTCGCCGGTTCGCAGCAACGCCGAAGTCGACGTCTCGACGAATCGCGTCGCGGTGGGGCTGGGCAGCGCGTATGACCTGTTCCTCACGCGCGAACTGAAGCAGGCGACGATCGTGCGCGCGCCGAGTTCGCCGGCCGTCGTGCAAACCTTCCTTGATCAGCAGCTCGAAGTGGCGGCGGGCGTCAAACAGCAACTTGAAGCCGATGCCGCGCGTACGTCGGGCCTGCGGCTGCTCAACGAGCGCTTTATGGTGATCCAGCAGGCGATGGGCGTGCCGAAAAGCCGCGGCGACGACGCTGCCGCTTTTCTTCGCGCGTATGTCGAAGACCAGAAGCGCAGCGGGTTCGTGGCGGCGGCGCTGGCGCGGCACGGCATTAGCGGCGCATCGGTGGCGCCGGCGGCTTGA
- a CDS encoding ethanolamine ammonia-lyase subunit EutB: MSYTETIGARTYRFADLKTLLAKASPLRSGDQLAGVAAVSEEERVAARMALADVPLRTFLNEALVPYESDEVTRLIVDTHAPDAFAEISHLTVGDFRNWLLAASTDSKALERITAGLTPEMVAAVSKLMRNQDLIVAARKRPVVTRFRNTIGLPGHLSVRLQPNHPTDDVKGIAASMLDGLMYGCGDAVIGINPASDSLAAITKLLQMIDDFRQRYQMPTQSCVLTHVTNTVAAIEKGAPVDLVFQSIAGTEKANASFGISLAMLQEAYEAALSLKRGTVGDNVMYFETGQGSALSANAHHDIDQQTCEARAYAVARQFKPLLTNTVVGFIGPEYLYDGKQITRAGLEDHFCGKLLGVPMGCDICYTNHAEADQDDMDNLLTLLGAAGINFIMGIPGADDVMLNYQSTSFHDSLYLREVLGLRRAPEFEAWLESMQITDQRGALLNSATEQQPLLAGAREWVGVAP; the protein is encoded by the coding sequence ATGAGCTACACGGAGACGATCGGCGCGCGCACCTACCGCTTCGCCGACCTGAAGACCTTGCTCGCGAAAGCGAGCCCGCTGCGTTCCGGCGACCAGCTCGCCGGCGTCGCGGCGGTGAGCGAAGAGGAGCGCGTCGCCGCCAGAATGGCGCTGGCCGACGTGCCGCTGCGCACGTTCCTCAACGAAGCGCTGGTTCCCTATGAAAGCGATGAAGTCACGCGCCTGATCGTCGACACGCATGCGCCCGATGCTTTCGCCGAAATCTCGCATCTGACCGTCGGCGATTTTCGCAACTGGCTGCTCGCAGCGAGCACGGATTCAAAAGCGCTCGAACGCATCACGGCGGGCCTCACGCCGGAAATGGTCGCGGCCGTGTCGAAGCTGATGCGCAATCAGGATCTGATCGTGGCGGCGCGCAAACGGCCGGTCGTCACGCGCTTTCGCAACACGATCGGCTTGCCGGGCCATCTGTCGGTGCGCCTGCAGCCGAACCATCCGACCGACGACGTCAAAGGCATCGCCGCTTCGATGCTCGACGGCCTGATGTACGGTTGCGGCGACGCGGTGATCGGCATCAACCCCGCGTCGGACAGCCTCGCCGCCATCACGAAGCTGCTGCAGATGATCGACGACTTCCGCCAGCGTTATCAGATGCCGACGCAATCGTGCGTGCTGACTCACGTGACGAACACGGTTGCGGCGATCGAGAAGGGCGCGCCGGTCGACCTCGTTTTCCAGTCGATCGCGGGCACTGAAAAAGCCAATGCGAGCTTCGGCATTTCGCTTGCGATGCTGCAGGAGGCGTATGAAGCGGCGCTATCGCTCAAGCGCGGTACCGTCGGCGACAACGTGATGTATTTCGAAACCGGCCAGGGTAGTGCGCTTTCGGCGAACGCGCATCACGACATCGACCAGCAGACCTGCGAAGCGCGTGCGTACGCGGTGGCGCGCCAGTTCAAGCCGCTTTTGACGAACACCGTGGTCGGCTTTATCGGCCCGGAGTATCTGTACGACGGCAAGCAGATTACGCGCGCGGGTCTTGAAGACCACTTCTGCGGCAAGCTGCTCGGCGTGCCGATGGGTTGCGACATCTGCTATACGAACCATGCGGAAGCCGATCAGGACGACATGGACAACCTGTTGACGCTGCTCGGCGCCGCCGGCATCAACTTCATCATGGGCATTCCCGGCGCCGACGATGTGATGCTGAACTATCAAAGCACGTCGTTTCACGATTCGCTGTACTTGCGCGAGGTGCTCGGCTTGCGACGCGCGCCGGAATTCGAAGCATGGCTCGAGTCGATGCAGATTACCGACCAACGCGGTGCGCTGCTGAATAGCGCAACCGAGCAGCAGCCGCTGCTCGCAGGCGCGCGCGAATGGGTTGGGGTTGCGCCATGA
- a CDS encoding DUF1634 domain-containing protein has protein sequence MNAPRLTLPQLDRWLAALLQYGTWVACVVIGAGLVLNAATGAGMLQAREAPWGANVITAGVGLFVLLPVLRVTLMLVIFARQRNRRYVAIAATVLTIIAAGCVLGIRLGPVGG, from the coding sequence ATGAACGCACCGCGATTGACTCTTCCGCAACTGGACCGTTGGCTCGCGGCGTTGCTTCAGTACGGCACGTGGGTGGCGTGCGTGGTGATCGGCGCCGGTCTCGTTCTCAATGCCGCGACCGGTGCCGGGATGTTGCAGGCGAGAGAAGCGCCGTGGGGCGCGAACGTGATCACGGCGGGTGTTGGCCTGTTCGTGCTGTTGCCCGTTCTGCGTGTCACGCTGATGCTGGTGATTTTCGCGCGACAGCGTAACCGTCGATATGTCGCGATCGCAGCGACGGTGCTGACGATCATCGCGGCAGGCTGCGTGCTAGGCATCCGTCTAGGGCCGGTCGGCGGATAA
- a CDS encoding DUF779 domain-containing protein yields the protein MQAAAVVACFLLPGKRMSVERVVATDAAVSLIQKLAAEHGSILFHQSGGCCDGSAPMCFPTREFMVGASDVKLGAIGGVPFYMSESQFEYWQHTQLIIDVVPGNGGMFSLERPTGLRFLTRSRLYDDAENEWLAAHPVERADA from the coding sequence ATGCAGGCCGCCGCGGTGGTGGCCTGCTTCCTTTTACCGGGGAAACGAATGTCTGTTGAACGTGTAGTCGCGACCGATGCCGCCGTTTCGCTGATTCAAAAACTGGCCGCCGAACACGGCTCGATTCTGTTTCATCAATCGGGCGGATGCTGCGACGGCAGCGCACCGATGTGTTTTCCGACCCGTGAATTCATGGTGGGCGCGTCCGACGTGAAGCTTGGTGCGATTGGCGGCGTGCCGTTCTATATGAGCGAATCGCAGTTCGAATACTGGCAGCACACGCAGTTGATTATCGATGTGGTGCCCGGCAATGGCGGGATGTTTTCGCTTGAACGGCCAACCGGACTAAGATTCCTGACGCGTTCGCGACTCTATGACGATGCGGAAAACGAATGGCTTGCCGCGCACCCGGTGGAGCGGGCCGACGCTTGA
- the eat gene encoding ethanolamine permease, whose product MKSESKSHVGAVTHHELKQTLGTWQLWGIAVGLVISGEYFGWSYGWASAGTLGFVITAVFIAAMYTTFIFSFTELTTSIPHAGGPFAYARHAFGPTGGFLAGAATLVEFVFAPPAIALAIGAYLHVQFPGLEPKHAAMGAYLVFMALNIVGVQVAATFELCVTLLAIFELLVFMGVVSPGFQWANFVKGGWAGADHFSLGSFHGMFAAIPFAIWFFLAIEGVAMAAEEAKNPKRSIPIAYVTGILTLVALAAGVMVFAGAAGDWTKLANINDPLPQAMKYIVGANSGWLHMLVWLGLFGLVASFHGIILGYSRQIFALARAGYLPEWLAKVHPRFKTPHRAILAGGVVGIAAIYSDELIQFGGQTLTANIVTMSVFGAIVMYIISMLALFKLRRIEPDMERPFRAPLFPYFPAFALVAAVISLATMVYFNLLVAGVFVAFLLLGYGYFLVTRHQREAAPVDALLEE is encoded by the coding sequence ATGAAATCCGAGTCGAAGTCGCATGTCGGCGCCGTTACGCACCACGAACTGAAGCAGACCTTAGGGACCTGGCAGCTATGGGGCATTGCAGTCGGCCTCGTGATCTCCGGTGAATATTTCGGCTGGAGTTACGGCTGGGCAAGCGCCGGCACGCTGGGTTTCGTGATTACCGCGGTCTTTATCGCGGCGATGTACACGACCTTCATCTTCAGCTTTACCGAACTCACCACATCTATTCCGCATGCCGGCGGACCGTTTGCGTACGCACGGCATGCGTTCGGTCCGACTGGCGGTTTCCTCGCGGGCGCGGCCACGCTTGTCGAATTCGTGTTTGCGCCGCCGGCCATTGCGCTTGCGATCGGCGCGTATCTGCATGTGCAATTTCCGGGTCTCGAACCGAAGCATGCGGCGATGGGCGCGTATCTCGTGTTTATGGCGCTGAATATCGTTGGCGTGCAGGTCGCGGCTACGTTCGAACTCTGCGTGACACTGCTCGCGATCTTCGAGTTGCTCGTGTTTATGGGCGTCGTATCGCCGGGATTTCAGTGGGCAAACTTTGTGAAGGGCGGCTGGGCCGGCGCCGACCACTTTTCGCTCGGCTCATTCCACGGCATGTTCGCGGCGATTCCGTTTGCGATCTGGTTCTTCCTCGCGATCGAGGGCGTCGCGATGGCCGCGGAAGAAGCGAAAAACCCGAAGCGCTCGATTCCGATCGCGTACGTGACCGGCATCCTGACGCTCGTCGCACTCGCGGCCGGCGTGATGGTGTTTGCAGGCGCGGCCGGCGACTGGACCAAGCTCGCGAATATCAACGACCCGCTGCCGCAAGCGATGAAATACATCGTCGGCGCGAACAGCGGCTGGCTGCATATGCTCGTGTGGCTCGGGTTATTCGGACTCGTCGCGTCGTTTCACGGCATCATCCTCGGGTACTCGCGGCAGATTTTTGCGCTCGCGCGAGCTGGATATTTACCGGAGTGGCTTGCCAAAGTGCATCCGCGCTTCAAGACGCCGCACCGCGCGATTCTCGCGGGCGGCGTGGTCGGCATCGCGGCGATCTATAGCGATGAGCTGATCCAGTTCGGCGGCCAGACGCTCACGGCGAACATCGTGACGATGTCGGTGTTCGGCGCGATCGTGATGTACATCATCAGCATGTTGGCGCTGTTCAAGCTGAGGCGCATCGAACCGGACATGGAGCGGCCGTTCCGTGCGCCGCTGTTTCCGTATTTCCCGGCCTTCGCACTGGTCGCCGCGGTGATTTCGCTAGCGACGATGGTGTACTTCAATCTCCTGGTCGCGGGGGTGTTCGTCGCTTTTCTGCTGCTTGGGTACGGCTATTTCCTCGTGACGCGGCATCAGCGTGAAGCGGCGCCCGTCGATGCGTTGCTCGAAGAATGA
- a CDS encoding sulfite exporter TauE/SafE family protein, translating to MNLTTTLWLFFAGLSSSALGGMLGMASGLFIVPMLVVLFHFDLHVAVGASIVSVIACSCGGAADFLRHGLTNVRLALVLEVGTTLGALTGVLVAGLIPVAALEFLFAVVLLVSAWQMYLRRTDPVAGAMPASRGGLAAALDLHSSYRDPRLNREVAYEVRRVPAGLSLMYVAGLVSALLGIGSGILKIPAMDHALRLPIKVSTATSNFMIGVTAAASAGAYFVRGEIVSSIAGPVALGSVIGAVIGARVLMKVSNEKLRLLFMSVLVLVACAMLLQGFGIDLTALIHR from the coding sequence ATGAACCTCACCACCACACTCTGGCTGTTCTTCGCGGGCCTCAGCTCCAGCGCGCTCGGCGGCATGCTCGGCATGGCGAGCGGCCTGTTTATCGTGCCGATGCTCGTCGTGCTGTTTCACTTCGACCTGCATGTGGCGGTTGGCGCGAGCATCGTGTCGGTTATCGCATGTTCATGTGGCGGCGCCGCCGATTTTCTACGCCACGGCCTGACCAATGTGCGTCTCGCGCTCGTGCTCGAAGTGGGCACGACGCTCGGTGCGCTGACCGGCGTGCTGGTGGCGGGACTGATTCCGGTTGCCGCGCTCGAATTTCTGTTCGCGGTCGTTCTGCTGGTGTCCGCATGGCAGATGTATCTGCGCCGCACCGATCCGGTGGCAGGCGCGATGCCTGCGTCGCGCGGCGGACTTGCGGCCGCGCTCGATCTGCATTCGAGTTATCGCGATCCGCGTCTGAATCGCGAGGTGGCCTACGAAGTGCGGCGCGTCCCGGCCGGTCTGTCGCTGATGTACGTCGCGGGCCTCGTCTCGGCGTTGTTGGGCATCGGCAGCGGCATTCTGAAGATTCCCGCGATGGATCACGCGCTGCGCCTGCCGATCAAGGTGTCCACCGCGACGTCGAACTTCATGATCGGCGTGACGGCGGCCGCAAGTGCAGGCGCTTACTTCGTGCGCGGCGAGATAGTGAGCTCGATCGCAGGGCCCGTTGCACTCGGGTCGGTCATTGGCGCGGTGATCGGCGCGCGCGTTTTGATGAAGGTGTCGAACGAAAAACTTCGGCTGCTGTTCATGAGCGTTCTTGTGCTCGTCGCGTGCGCGATGTTGCTGCAAGGATTCGGTATCGACCTCACGGCTTTGATCCATCGATGA
- a CDS encoding helix-turn-helix domain-containing protein, producing the protein MTTDTDLPDAAASQTATPLPRHELYRVQTRIAHDADEQARNLHGWRQTYDQLTSGRFIGQLTGLHVDDMHVFRETTSETLRQTCEVQSDAYWFGVPVNRGATGRIDGCLIDVDTVALRPGGIEFELVTPAGYEILGVVVHGGILRRHAALAGHGDGDALIDRASLAGVLQIDPARKAQLCARLAHILAEGDAALATCARPQLHASVLDVLLDACGTTMDAEPLQAPSSRPRRRRVVSESRDYVLANRDRPVSVPELCEHLHVSRRTLQYCFEDVLGMAPASYLRVIRLNGARRDLCDASRGSAHSVQDVAAAWGFWHLSQFATDYKKLFGVRPSDTLKAAQTVRGEFRLAH; encoded by the coding sequence ATGACGACCGACACCGACCTTCCCGATGCCGCCGCGAGCCAAACAGCCACGCCATTGCCGCGGCACGAGCTATATCGCGTGCAAACACGCATCGCGCACGATGCCGACGAACAGGCGCGCAATCTGCACGGCTGGCGGCAGACCTATGACCAACTGACGTCGGGCCGCTTTATCGGCCAGCTCACGGGCCTGCATGTAGACGACATGCACGTGTTCCGCGAAACGACGAGCGAGACGTTGCGCCAGACATGCGAAGTGCAATCGGACGCATACTGGTTCGGCGTTCCTGTGAATCGCGGTGCGACGGGGCGTATCGACGGCTGCCTGATCGACGTCGATACCGTTGCGTTGAGACCCGGCGGTATCGAGTTCGAACTGGTGACGCCGGCCGGCTATGAAATCCTGGGCGTGGTCGTGCATGGCGGCATCTTGCGTCGACATGCGGCGCTGGCCGGACACGGTGATGGTGATGCGCTGATCGATCGCGCGTCGCTCGCGGGTGTGCTGCAGATCGATCCGGCTCGCAAGGCGCAGCTTTGCGCGCGCCTCGCGCATATTCTGGCCGAGGGCGATGCCGCGCTGGCGACATGCGCGCGGCCTCAGCTCCATGCGTCGGTGCTCGATGTGCTGCTCGACGCATGCGGCACGACGATGGATGCCGAGCCGTTGCAGGCGCCGTCGTCGCGGCCGCGCCGGCGCCGCGTCGTCAGCGAGTCGCGCGATTATGTGCTGGCGAACCGCGACCGTCCGGTGAGCGTGCCGGAACTCTGCGAGCATCTGCATGTGAGCCGGCGCACGCTGCAATATTGCTTCGAAGACGTGCTCGGCATGGCGCCCGCGAGCTATCTGCGCGTGATCCGGCTCAACGGCGCGCGCCGCGACCTCTGCGATGCGTCGCGCGGCAGCGCGCATTCCGTGCAGGACGTCGCGGCCGCGTGGGGCTTCTGGCATTTGAGCCAGTTTGCGACCGACTACAAAAAGCTGTTCGGCGTGCGACCGTCGGATACGCTCAAGGCCGCGCAGACGGTTCGCGGCGAATTCCGCCTCGCGCACTGA
- the eutC gene encoding ethanolamine ammonia-lyase subunit EutC yields MSDSVEKNPWDALRAFTQARIALGRAGNSVPTAPLLAFNLSHAQARDAVHRPLDVDALHEQLRAHGFAATLDVHSAAPDREHYLRRPDLGRRLSDESRDMLLEAASKFGQPDVVFVIADGLSAFAASKQAIPMLEAIHARLQQDWKIGPIVVARQSRVALGDEIGEILRARMVAMLIGERPGLSSPDSLGIYLTYAPKVGCSDAQRNCISNVRPEGLNFDAAAHKLHYLLTHARRLGLTGIGLKDESDALLEATPTAGNATLLSDIDTHKDKDNNTPNAR; encoded by the coding sequence ATGAGCGATTCCGTCGAGAAAAATCCATGGGACGCGTTGCGCGCTTTCACCCAGGCGCGCATCGCATTGGGCCGCGCAGGCAACAGCGTGCCGACGGCGCCATTGCTTGCATTTAATCTGTCGCATGCGCAAGCGCGCGACGCGGTGCATCGTCCGCTCGACGTAGACGCACTGCATGAACAGCTGCGCGCGCATGGCTTCGCGGCAACGCTCGATGTTCATAGCGCGGCGCCTGACCGCGAACACTATTTGCGCCGGCCCGATCTCGGGCGCCGGCTGTCCGATGAAAGCCGCGATATGCTTTTAGAGGCTGCGTCAAAGTTCGGTCAGCCCGATGTCGTGTTCGTGATCGCGGACGGACTTTCCGCATTCGCGGCATCAAAGCAAGCGATCCCGATGCTTGAAGCGATTCACGCGAGGCTTCAGCAGGATTGGAAAATCGGTCCGATTGTCGTGGCCCGTCAGTCGCGCGTGGCCTTAGGCGATGAAATCGGCGAAATACTGCGCGCACGCATGGTGGCGATGCTGATCGGCGAGCGGCCCGGCTTGAGCTCACCGGACAGCCTCGGCATCTATCTGACCTACGCGCCGAAAGTCGGCTGCAGCGACGCGCAACGCAACTGCATTTCCAATGTGCGTCCTGAAGGCCTGAACTTCGACGCCGCAGCACACAAGCTGCACTATCTGCTCACGCACGCGCGTCGACTCGGACTGACCGGCATTGGGCTAAAGGACGAAAGCGATGCATTGCTTGAAGCCACACCGACGGCTGGCAATGCGACGCTCCTTAGCGATATCGATACACATAAGGATAAAGACAACAACACACCCAACGCGCGCTAA